The genomic DNA GGATTGGCGCGGGTAACAAAGGATAAAATAAAGCTACTTTGAGGCTTGTTTGATACCTTCCCTTATGTTTGGCGGTTACTGTATACTTAATTGCCATGGATTCATCGGATGTTAAGATAAATGAACGATGGTTGAGTTGAATTTGCGGATCGTTATTTTCAACAAATCCAATTAATGGAACGAAACTCGAGTTCTCTAACACAGATAAACGGCCGCTTTTCACATCGCCCATACGAAGCATGCCGATGTCACTTCCAGATAATAGTCCCTGGTCCTCAGAAACTTCATATCTAAGGGTTATAAATTGGGTCATCATCAGCATTGCGGCAGCGGCCATTAGGCACATCGTAAATCCAGAGCCTATATAAATCAATTGACGGTCGAGTTTATGTTTCCTTTTCCCTCTTTTTTGTTCAAAAACTTCTCCGTAGGCGATAATACCAGCTAATAAAAGCGCGATGATCGGCATAACCAAACGAGCATTCTCCATATTCTGCATCCACAAATTAAGATAACCAATACGGGGGATGACCATCGGTTGTTCAGCGATTGTCGCAACTTTAGCTGTTATCCACTCTCGCTTAATAGGTGGCGCCTGATCTAAGGCTTGGTCACTCGCCTCATTGGCGTCACCTTTAGTGATAAATCCCTTATTACTATTTCCGCCTGTAACCCGGTGGGCTATCCAGCCCTTCGAGGCGAGCGTCCCTTCTTCGCTTTTGAAAAGTACAATATCGCCTGGGCGAATGGCGTCGTCTTCACTTAAATGATTAATAACCAGAATGTCTCCTCGTTCCCAAAGAGGGTACATACTGTTTGATTTGATAACAGTTAGAAAAACGGGGTGGTGAAATACAGAAGCCCCGATAGAAGCGATGAGCATGATGAGGATAACCATTGTTAAGATGAGATTAATAAATTTTGTAATAATCTTCATGACATCCCCCCTTACCAATTCAACATATAGGAAATTAGACGTAGTTCTATGGTTGTTTTTTGTGTAGTCTAAGAATATAATATTAATAGTTACTTAAGAGTGCAAGCCTATTCATATTGATGGGGTGTGAGGGTTATGCAACGGAAAGCCTTAATACCCATTTTATGTGTATTTCTATTGGCTGGTCTTACAACGGTTATGTCGTATACAAGTGTGACCGTTCAGACAAAGGGAAAATTGAATATTGTTAATACGGACAGCGCACTTTTAGCGTTATTGCCGGGAACAGCCTCACATATTGCAAATGATCGTCTCATCCTTGATTTCACAAGTACTGGAGATCAAGGTTTGCAAACAAACAGTACATATTCATTTCAGCGAGCCTTTCATATTAAAAATAATTCGGACACCGCGGTCACCGTTCGACTGAATGATGATCCGTTTGAACCGTATGCAACGATGGTATCAAAAGCCTATATTAGAAAAGATAATATATACTATGACCATGCATTAACCAAAGGACTTCCCTTAGGACCTCATCAGACGGCAAGCATTGATCTTATGATTGATGTTGGTGCTGCCTCTATTAATCTAACAACCTTTGATTTAAGCTTGACAGCCGAAAAAGGATTATCATCTGACAATCCTGGCCACGGCGGAACACCGCCTGAAGATGGCAGTGACGACAGTGATGATTCTCAAAATTCGTGTTCGAATCCGGGGCATTGCAAACATAAGATCAAAAGACTATTGACAGATGTTGATCATCTCCACCACGATATAGACGCTATTGTTAATGATGCTGTTAAGAAGAATAATACCATTTATGATGCGAGTCTTAAGAAAGCAGAGGTTGTTGATAAACTAGCTGATGTAAATAGCTATTATGAGGGGGCTCAGGATCAATTTGACCGAGCTGAAGAGATTTTAAACCAAATCGAGCAAATAGCGGATCAAATCAAAATCAATGACAATAGTCATCTCGGACGATCAATGATAAGGGTGGCTTCTGACCACGATAAGGAAAATGAAAACATTGAAGCGATTCTTGAATATATGAGACATGCGAAGCAATGGCAAAATGCGGCAAACGGCTATACATTTGAATAGTGAATTAGGAAGCGATGACAGACGTTCTTTATGTGGGCACTTGGAACGTTTACCAGCTAGTAGTGCAACCGGCCTGATGAAATTGGATGTGAATGACGTCCGATTGATTAGGGCGGTATTTTTTATTTTGCAATAGATAATCAAAAGGATTATTGAGGAGGAAACAGTAATGAGACGAAAAAAAGGGTTGGTTTTTGTTATCTGTCTTTTAGCTTTATCCGGTGTTATGGCTGCCATGTCATTTTCCAGTGCGACAGTCAATGCGAATGCTCAATTGAAAGTCACGAACAATTCACAGGGATTACTAGGGATATTACCAGGTGATAGTTCAGCGAACACTAAAAATGACGACCTTTTATTTGATTTAACGGAAGGCACAAACGCGGGTATGCAACCAGGAAGTCATTATCAATGGGAAAAATTATTTGAATTGAAAAACAATACCAATCAACCCATTGATGTCAAAGTGGAAGGCATTAATTTACCGAATGATAATGTTAAAGTCGAGGCGTTTGTCCACGGAAACAATTCGAAACCTATTACTGAACTTAGACGAATAGCTCCCCACAGCTCTATAAAAGTTGATTTGAAGGTCGATGTGCAAGAAGATGCATCCACTAATAAAAAAGCCAAACAACTAAATATAACTGTTAATGCTAAGAAAGCGAACTAATCATTTCCCCATATTTGAGCCATGGGGACTCGTGTAGAGGGTGATGACAAGTGCGGAAAAGTGCCGTTCTTTTACTCATCGTTGTGGTTTTGACCATTCTATGTCTTAGTCGATCGTATAGTTATTCACAAGCAACGGTGCCTGTCACCTCTAGTTTTTCAATTAAATCTGCTCAAAAGCATAACCCCATTCATTTATATGAAGACAAAGGTCAACAGGGCGTGGTTAGGATAGCCAACAATCGCGCGCAGCCTGTCAGGGTAGAGCAGAACAAAGTTTTTCCGGTAAAAGGGGTGCGAGATTTTTATATTATCATTAAGGAAACGGAAATCCCGGCCCAACAAACGGGGGAGCTACCTGTCGTCGTTTATGGAAACAAAAGGACGCCCCCCGGTGAATATCAGCTTCCTTTGCAATTAGAATGGAATAAGGGTACAGCGGCAGTTCAAGTGACCATTAGGCTTGATAATCAGATAAAAGCAAAAGGTCATCAACCGAAAACGGATTCCCAATCAAGTCATTCTTCTAGCCTAAGGCCTCCTTATCAATCGGCGGATTAGGGTAATACCTAAGTGAGGTGCTTTTGACACATATGAAAGACTTGCTCAAACAATGGATGAAGCAGAAAATCATACGCAGAATAGCAATAGGTTTAGGCATGACAAGCTTGTTCTTTTCAATTTATTCATTTTCTCAGCCATCCCAGGAAGTAGAGACGAAACAAATTAATTCGATCCGTACCAGCACCACCTATACTTTAGAAGCTCGCGTCAAACCGAATGTCTTGTATCCGGAAGGGACGACGCTACATCCGAAAAAGGCGTTTACGACAGCTTTAGCTGATCAATTACTCATCCATATGACAATTAAGGTTGATTCGAACAGGCCGGTAAAAGTTAAAGGAAGTTTCAATCCTGAGTTAGTTATTCACGCTGATGATTTATGGACTAAATCTTTTAAGCTAAAATCGGGTCGTGAGTTTAGTCAGACATGCCAGGATTGCCAGGTTGAAGAGACGATGGAGGTTAAAGTGTCGGAACTTATTCAGTATCTTAATCACATTGAAGATAGTTTACAGATTCATCCGAGTAATTACGTTTTTCACATTAAACCACAGCTGACAGGTTCAATAGATGACAAAGGCAAGACATTTTCCTTGCAGGATGGTGATGGACTACATTTTAACCGTCAACAGACAGTGTTGAGTTTAGCGGATAAGGAAAAGCTACAAATCTCTGAAACCTACCCGATTAAAAACGTGATTCAACAAACCAATAATCTTGATCTCTGCTTGCTCCAAATCCCTGTGACTCCAGCGCGAATCATATTTTCATTGCTGACGATCCTATTGGTTACTGTCGTCATATTTACTAGTGAAAATCGAAAACAAGAGGATGTGCCTGAGTATGCCTGGATTGATTACAAGTATCGTAAGCTCCTAACCCCTGTAAAAATGCAAGTGAATCTTGAAGCATGTACAGAACTTGAATTAGAATCATTTGCATCACTTATGTTCATATCTGAAGAAAAGGAATCTCCCATTTTCCGCTATGAGAACAAGCATGAGGTCCTATATTTCGTTCCAGACGAGCCGTTTGTTTATTATTATATTACGGGTAAAAGATAAATAAGGCACAATGGAATACTAACAGACAAAATGACGCAAATGAACGGCGTCATTTTTTATGTCACCGTTTCGCATATTAATGAAGCTGGCGAAAACGCTCTGGCGGTATTCCTACAATACGACGGAACGTGGCAAGGACATGTCTCGTATCGCGGAAACCGACGTATGTGGCAATTTGTTTCACCGGAACGTTGGTATCGTCAATCAACAATCCTTTAGCCTTACGGATTCGTAGATGCAGGAAATAGGTATAGGGAGACATATCAAACGTTTTGCGAAATAATGCATTAAGATAACGGCTAGAGACCGTAATACATACCTTATTTGACTGAGTCCAATGTCGGGATTATCCAAATGTTCATCCATTCATGTGAGTAATGGTCGGAGTTTTTATAAATTTTGGGATGTGGGTGTGTTTTTGTGTCAGATCAATAATCTTATATTTAATAAGCAACGACATCACATACAATAGTATTATCATTATATTACAAGGGATGATGCCGAATGATTAATGAAACATTGCCAAAAATATGGTACGGCGGTGATTATAATCCAGAACAATGGCATGAACAAATTTGGGATGAAGATATTCGTATGTTCAAACTAGCTGGTATTGATGTCGCGACATTGAATGTATTTTCATGGTCGCTGAATCAACCCGATGAACATACCTATGATTTTACTTGGCTCGATGAAACGATCAATCGTCTCTATCAAAATGGTATTTATACGTGTTTGGCGACAAGTACCGGGGCCCATCCGCCATGGATGGCGAAGAAGTATCCGGATATTCTACGCGTTGATTTCTATGGTAGAAAACGGGCTTTTGGCGGCCGGCATAATTCCTGTCCAAACAGTCCTACCTATCGAAAATATTCGCAATTGATGGCTGAAAAATTAGCTGAACGTTATAAAAATCATCCAGCTGTTCTCATTTGGCATGTGTCAAATGAATATGGTGGATACTGTTACTGTGATCAATGTGCCCAAAGTTTCCGTAAGTGGCTGCGTCACCGGTACTGCAATTTAGACCAATTAAATCAAGCATGGAATACGCGGTTCTGGGGGCATACCTTTTATGATTGGGATGAGATTGTCCCGCCGAATGATTTAAGTGAGGAAAGAGAAGGCCAACAAACGAATTTTCAAGGCATTTCTCTCGATTATCGTCGATTTATGTCTGATAGCTTACTGGAGTGCTATAAACTTGAATATAATGCGATAAAAAGCTACAGCTCAAATGTTCCTGTAACAACCAATTTGATGGGGACTTATCAGGAGTTAGATTATTTTAAGTGGGCGAAGCATCTGGATGTTGTTTCGTGGGATAATTATCCTGCGATGAATACTCCGGTTAGTTATACAGCGATGGTCCATGATTTAATGCGGGGACTCAAGAGCGGACAGCCATTTATGTTGATGGAGCAAACGCCTAGTCAACAAAACTGGCAACCTTATAACTCGTTAAAACGGCCGGGTGTCATGCGTCTATGGAGCTACCAAGCGATTGCTCATGGAGCTGATACCATACTCTTCTTTCAATTGCGCCGATCCATTGGTGCCTGTGAAAAATTTCATGGGGCAGTGATCGAGCATGCGGGTCACGAGCACACAAGAGTTTTTCGTGAGACGTCAGCATTGGGGAAGGAACTGCAAACCTTGTCTGATCGTCTTTTAGATGCCCGTGTGAACGCTAAAATCGCGATCGTTTTTGATTGGGAAAACCGCTGGGCGGTTAATTTATCAAGCGGGCCGTCGGTGGCATTAGATTATGTTAATGAAGTTCACAAGTACTATGATGCCTTGTATCAGTTAAATATCCAAACCGACATGATTGGTGTTGATGAAGATTTAAGTCAATATGATATTGTTATTGCTCCGGTGCTCTATATGATCAAATCAGGATATGCACAAAAAATTAAATCATTTGTCAAAGCGGGCGGGACGTTTGTAACAACGTTCTTCAGTGGCATCGTTGATGAGAATGATTTGGTTACAGTCGGTGGCTATCCTGGTGAATTGCGAGATGTATTGGGGATCTGGGCGGAGGAAATTGATGCTCTATTTCCTGATCAAACCAATCAAATGGTCATGAGTCGGGAATGGGGTGGTTTGAAAGGGAACTATGAATGCGGTTTATTATGTGATCTGATTCATTCTGAGGGAGCTGATGTGGTTGCGGAATATGGCTCCGATTTTTATCAAGGTATGCCGGTACTGACAGCTCATTCATATGGTGAAGGGAAAGCATGGTATGTCGCGTCAAGTCCAGATAGCGAATTTTTAACGGGATTCCTTTCTAACCTTTGCACCGAAAAAGGTATCAAGTCTGTTGTTAATGCACCGGAGCATGTCGAGGTATCGGAACGGTCGAAAGAGGGTCAAACCTATGTATTTTTGCTCAATCATAATGCTGAGGCTGTAATTGTTGATTTAGGTGATCGGTCAATGAGAGATGTGTTAACCGGTGATATACAGTTTGGTCAAGTGCCACTAGTAGGTAGAGGGGTTATGATACTGGAAAAAACAACTTAAAGAAAAAACGTCCCAAAAGGTCATGTGGCTTTCGGGACGTTCTTGTTTTAACCATAGCACTGAAAAGATCGAATGCGGTCAAGATCGACGCCAAAGTACACCCAATTATATCCTGTCCAGCGCCATCCAGCTATAGACTGTCTGCCGACAAAGGTAGGATAGTACCAGAAACTCTGTCCGCCTCTTAGCCAAATATAGGTGTTACGGTATAAACATCCACGGATACCGCCTGGATCGACGGCATAGGTGCTGATTTGGCCGGTTCCCCCGGAAGAAAGTTGTGGTGTGAACGATGGAGGTGGTGATGACGGAGGCCCGCCTGGTTGACCGCCTCCGGTCCCTGGTGGTCCATATGGGGGTGGTGGTTGGGTTGGCCCGCCTTGTTGTCCAGGAAACAAGTAGTGAAACATCCCGCCCCATAGTCCGCTATTATGTTGCTGTCTATACATGTCATGACTCCTTTCTGTGTGGCCTTGCTATACACTATTCAGCACTTTGGTAAGCGTTAACTTGTCTATTTGAATTTAGACGGGAGCACAGGACCGGTGACATGCATAAATCCATCTTTTGTGAGGCAGATTAAAAGTATCATCATAGAGGAGGCGGTCACGTGCAGGAAACAAATACAACATTTGTCGCCGTACAAAAAAACGAGGACGGCGATATTACAGCTTTTAAAACATCTGATGGACGTGAATTGTCTTATGACGATGCGTTGCAAGCAGTGCAGTCAGGACAAATTGCCGATGTCAATGTCGGTGAGGCACGAAATGGACGGCCGGTGATCCGTGGAAATCCAGACGGGAACCCTGATAACAATCTTGATCAGCTCCCATCGTTTTAGTATAAGAAAAAGGCAGCGCGAATGAGCGCTGCCTTCTTTATTGAACGTCAACTTGATTCATCCGATTCTTGTTCAGATTTAAGTATTTCAGCCTTGCGTTTGGAAACCATCGCATAGCTGAAAATCGCCGCTGCGGCAATCAATCCGAGCACATTGGCTATCATTTTTGGAACCTCCTTTACAAACAATTGACTTGACCTTAAGCGTTATCAGAAGACACAATAGAAGATGTGAGATGGAATGAAGGCAGGTGTGTCTGTATGTTAAAACATCCATTAGATAATGATTTTGAGCAGCTGTCAACGTTCGAGCAAAAAATCATCATGGCAGTCGCTGCCAAGGTATCTGTTGACGATGCTAATACGAAAGTTTATACGCTCTATATTAAAGATTTGAATCTTGATAAACTTGTGCCCTCCGACATTACGCAAAGTTTGAAAGCCTTGCAGCAAAAAAATATTGCGGTTGAACGAGAAGGTCAATTGATTCAGGTACCGTGGCTGACTCAAGTGAGTTATGATGATTTATCAAAATCCTATGCCATCATTTTTAATTCCATGCTTAAAACATCGTATGTAGATTT from Tuberibacillus sp. Marseille-P3662 includes the following:
- a CDS encoding signal peptidase I → MKIITKFINLILTMVILIMLIASIGASVFHHPVFLTVIKSNSMYPLWERGDILVINHLSEDDAIRPGDIVLFKSEEGTLASKGWIAHRVTGGNSNKGFITKGDANEASDQALDQAPPIKREWITAKVATIAEQPMVIPRIGYLNLWMQNMENARLVMPIIALLLAGIIAYGEVFEQKRGKRKHKLDRQLIYIGSGFTMCLMAAAAMLMMTQFITLRYEVSEDQGLLSGSDIGMLRMGDVKSGRLSVLENSSFVPLIGFVENNDPQIQLNHRSFILTSDESMAIKYTVTAKHKGRYQTSLKVALFYPLLPAPILYKLATINYWLALFCVSIIPGLPFIAYPLINRRMRRSMIKQCKRSWKKLKRRWL
- a CDS encoding DUF5305 family protein, whose product is MKDLLKQWMKQKIIRRIAIGLGMTSLFFSIYSFSQPSQEVETKQINSIRTSTTYTLEARVKPNVLYPEGTTLHPKKAFTTALADQLLIHMTIKVDSNRPVKVKGSFNPELVIHADDLWTKSFKLKSGREFSQTCQDCQVEETMEVKVSELIQYLNHIEDSLQIHPSNYVFHIKPQLTGSIDDKGKTFSLQDGDGLHFNRQQTVLSLADKEKLQISETYPIKNVIQQTNNLDLCLLQIPVTPARIIFSLLTILLVTVVIFTSENRKQEDVPEYAWIDYKYRKLLTPVKMQVNLEACTELELESFASLMFISEEKESPIFRYENKHEVLYFVPDEPFVYYYITGKR
- a CDS encoding helix-turn-helix domain-containing protein, encoding MTVSSRYLNALFRKTFDMSPYTYFLHLRIRKAKGLLIDDTNVPVKQIATYVGFRDTRHVLATFRRIVGIPPERFRQLH
- a CDS encoding beta-galactosidase produces the protein MINETLPKIWYGGDYNPEQWHEQIWDEDIRMFKLAGIDVATLNVFSWSLNQPDEHTYDFTWLDETINRLYQNGIYTCLATSTGAHPPWMAKKYPDILRVDFYGRKRAFGGRHNSCPNSPTYRKYSQLMAEKLAERYKNHPAVLIWHVSNEYGGYCYCDQCAQSFRKWLRHRYCNLDQLNQAWNTRFWGHTFYDWDEIVPPNDLSEEREGQQTNFQGISLDYRRFMSDSLLECYKLEYNAIKSYSSNVPVTTNLMGTYQELDYFKWAKHLDVVSWDNYPAMNTPVSYTAMVHDLMRGLKSGQPFMLMEQTPSQQNWQPYNSLKRPGVMRLWSYQAIAHGADTILFFQLRRSIGACEKFHGAVIEHAGHEHTRVFRETSALGKELQTLSDRLLDARVNAKIAIVFDWENRWAVNLSSGPSVALDYVNEVHKYYDALYQLNIQTDMIGVDEDLSQYDIVIAPVLYMIKSGYAQKIKSFVKAGGTFVTTFFSGIVDENDLVTVGGYPGELRDVLGIWAEEIDALFPDQTNQMVMSREWGGLKGNYECGLLCDLIHSEGADVVAEYGSDFYQGMPVLTAHSYGEGKAWYVASSPDSEFLTGFLSNLCTEKGIKSVVNAPEHVEVSERSKEGQTYVFLLNHNAEAVIVDLGDRSMRDVLTGDIQFGQVPLVGRGVMILEKTT
- a CDS encoding transporter, producing MYRQQHNSGLWGGMFHYLFPGQQGGPTQPPPPYGPPGTGGGQPGGPPSSPPPSFTPQLSSGGTGQISTYAVDPGGIRGCLYRNTYIWLRGGQSFWYYPTFVGRQSIAGWRWTGYNWVYFGVDLDRIRSFQCYG
- a CDS encoding DUF3892 domain-containing protein — translated: MQETNTTFVAVQKNEDGDITAFKTSDGRELSYDDALQAVQSGQIADVNVGEARNGRPVIRGNPDGNPDNNLDQLPSF
- a CDS encoding RepB family plasmid replication initiator protein, whose product is MLKHPLDNDFEQLSTFEQKIIMAVAAKVSVDDANTKVYTLYIKDLNLDKLVPSDITQSLKALQQKNIAVEREGQLIQVPWLTQVSYDDLSKSYAIIFNSMLKTSYVDLFLKYHGERQ